GTTGGCCCACGACCGGGCCTGCCAGGTGGACGTGCTCATCACCTTGGCGGTGAAGTCGCGGTTGTTGTTGTGAGCGTCGGTGATCGAGCCCTGCCGCGTGGTGCCCGAGTTGGGGCATTCGTTGAACCGGCAGAGCGTGAGGTTGTCGCGCACGGCCAGGTCGATGCCCACCGTCCCGTCGTTCTGCATCCACGAGAGCGGCCGCCAGCTGGCGTTGGTGCTCGCCGTGATGCGCTGGATGCCGGTCTGCACCAGCCGCTGGAAGATGTCGCCGGGCGTGAAGAACGCGTACCCGTGCTTGTCTTCACCCAGGGCACCGATGTTGCTGTAGCCGAGCCCGGAGTGCTGGAATCCCGGGTTGCTCCACGCGTTGTACAGATAGCTGAAGCTGTTGTTGTCCACCTGCGGCAGCCGCTGGTCGGTCTTGGCAAAGCCGGTGTTGACCGTGAGGTCGAACGTGGGGCTCAGCGAAGCCGTGAGGTTGGCGCGGAGGTTCTCCTGCTGGTACTGCTCGGGGTGCATCCACTCGTCGCGGATCTGGGTGCCCGCGGCGTTGAACCGCGCCACCGAGAAGTCTGGCATCTTGAGGGGGCCGAGCTCGTTCTCGAGCGACCCGCCCACGAAGAACCGCACCGCCTCGGAGCCGCCGCTCATCTGCACGCCGTACTGATTGCGATTCCCGGTGGTGAGCGGGGTGATGCCCGGGGTGCTGAGGATGTTCAACGAGGTGGTGCTGTCCACCACGCACGTGCCCGCCGGCAGGTTGGTGGCCATCAGGCAGCGGATCTGCGTGGCCGGACTCGCGGGGTTGTGCCCCCAGAGCGCGTACTGCGCGGGGTAATTGTTGCGATCCTTGACCTGTCCCTGCTCGGCCGACCAGGTCCACTTGGTGTTGCCGGCCCGCCCCTTCTTGGTGGTGATCACGATCACGCCGTTGGCCGCGTCGGTGCCGTACAGCGTGGCCGCCGAGGGACCCTTCACGATCTCGACGTCCTCGATCTCGTCCGGGCTGAGCGTGTTCAGGAAGCTCTCGGACGTACCGCCCGTGGACACGCCGATCGTGCCCGAGCTGATGCGGATGCCGTCCACGATATAGATGGGGTCGTTGTTCAACGACAGCGAGTTGAGGCCGCGGATGCGCACCACCGGCGCGGCACCCGTCATGCTGGCCGGCAGCACGACGACGCCCGGCGCCTTGGCCACCATCAGATCGGCCAGGTTGGTGATCGTCGACGTTTCCACGCGGTTGGACACATCGCCCAGCGTGGAGATCGCGTTGCCCAGCTCCACCTTGCGCTGCTCGCCCGTGGCGGTGGTCACCACATCCTGCAGTTTGACCACGCTCGCCGCCAGCGAGAAGTCGACCGTGACCGTCTGTCCGGCAGTGACCGTCACCGACTTTTTCTGTTCCTGATAGCCCACACGCAACACACGCACCTCGTGCGCGCCCGCCGGGGCGTTGCGAATCGTGTATCGACCATCCTGCGTCGTGGCGGTAGCCGCGCTCGTGCCCACGACGGTCACGCGCGCGTCGCCGACCGGCTCGTTGGTGCCCTGAGCCGTCACTCGCCCCGTGATCGTTCCCTGAGCGCGCAGCGAACCGCCGCTGAGCGCCAGGAGCAGAAGCGCGGCTGCATTGATCGCCACCAGCTTCCAGCGTCCCAATCGCATTGTCTGCCTCCAGTGATCGCCGCTCCCCTTGCGGCACG
This genomic interval from Gemmatimonadaceae bacterium contains the following:
- a CDS encoding SusC/RagA family TonB-linked outer membrane protein, translated to MRLGRWKLVAINAAALLLLALSGGSLRAQGTITGRVTAQGTNEPVGDARVTVVGTSAATATTQDGRYTIRNAPAGAHEVRVLRVGYQEQKKSVTVTAGQTVTVDFSLAASVVKLQDVVTTATGEQRKVELGNAISTLGDVSNRVETSTITNLADLMVAKAPGVVVLPASMTGAAPVVRIRGLNSLSLNNDPIYIVDGIRISSGTIGVSTGGTSESFLNTLSPDEIEDVEIVKGPSAATLYGTDAANGVIVITTKKGRAGNTKWTWSAEQGQVKDRNNYPAQYALWGHNPASPATQIRCLMATNLPAGTCVVDSTTSLNILSTPGITPLTTGNRNQYGVQMSGGSEAVRFFVGGSLENELGPLKMPDFSVARFNAAGTQIRDEWMHPEQYQQENLRANLTASLSPTFDLTVNTGFAKTDQRLPQVDNNSFSYLYNAWSNPGFQHSGLGYSNIGALGEDKHGYAFFTPGDIFQRLVQTGIQRITASTNASWRPLSWMQNDGTVGIDLAVRDNLTLCRFNECPNSGTTRQGSITDAHNNNRDFTAKVMSTSTWQARSWANLKSTIGADYLNAENDGSSASGSQLPPGAQTVGAAAVLSASNIPATAVKTLGLYIQEQASLRDRLFVTLAVRTDQNSAFGTNFQRVIYPKASVSWILSDESFFPKFSWLDQFRLRSAYGASGVQPGATSSLQTFTASTVNINSVDTPGLRANALGNANLKPEKSSEFEGGFDARMWNSRLNLELTYYSKQTRDALINLPIAPNAAPSTTSVIANIASVKNDGVEATVNAQLVDLHQIGWDVTITASHNSNKVVSLGTNPSTGKPYPTIGTGSIRDTIGLPVNALFYRTYTWSDANKDGYISTSEVTVNPNFSYMGSSQPRDIVSLQNGFDLLNRLVRINVLLDYKGGYSLYNATTSFYCQQTNSCYTESNQKSALWDQARLVALRYQNPSTGAGYLDNGQFWRLREVSAVVNLPRRVTRFLGHAESANLTLGARNLHLWTKYTGVDPEENYNSSGTGTGDVQNTFSTTAPPTYFTLRLNLHY